TCTCCCGGCGCGACGCGGTCGCCGTGCAGCGCCTCGTCCTCGGCCACCACGCCGAGGATCGTGCCGGCCAGGTCGTACTCCCCGGGCCGGTAGACGTCCGGCATCTCCGCCGTCTCGCCGCCCACCAGCGGCATGCCGTGCGCGCGGCACGCGCGCGCCACGCCGCTCACCACCTCGGCCGCCACCGCGGGATCGAGCCGGCCGGAGGCGAAGTAGTCGAGGAACCCGACGGGCCGCGCCCCGTGCACCAGGATGTCGTTGACGCAGTGGTTGACCAGGTCCTCGCCCACCGTGTCGTGGCGCCCCGCGCGGATCGCGACCAGGACCTTGGTGCCCACGCCGTCGGTGGACGCGACCAGCACCGGCCGGGCGACGTCGGCGGGCAGCCGCACCAGGCCGCCGAACGCGCCCACCGCGCCGAGCGAGGCGCCGGTGCGGGTGCCCCGCACCAGCTCGGCGATGCGCGCCTTGGCGGCCTCGGCGGCCGCCAGGTCCACGCCCGCGCGGCGGTAGCGGTCAGCGCCGACCGGCATCGGCGCTCGCGGCGTCCAGCTCGAAGTGCACCAGGTCGCGGTAGGCGCGCACCCGCGCCACGACGTCGGCCAGCGTGATCTCCTCGAACCGGCCGACGGAGAAGCGCTCCACCGCGAACGACCCCATCGCCGAGCCGTAGACCATCGCGAGCCTCAGCCCCGCGTCCGACACGTCGCCGGTGCGCGCCAGCTGCGCCATGAACCCGCCCGCGAACGAGTCGCCGGCGCCGGTCGGGTCGAACACGTCGTCCAGCGGGAACGCCGGCACGTAGAAGATCCGGTCCTTCTCGACCAGCACCGCGCCGTGCTCGCCCTTCTTCACCACCACGTACCTCGGCCCGTGGTTCAGGACCCAGCGCGCCGCGCGGTGGATGTGCCAGTCGCCCGACAGCTCGCGCACCTCCGAGTCGTTCACCAGCAGCACGTCCACGTGCTCCAGCAGCTTCATCAGCGCGGTGCGCTTGCCCTGGATCCAGTAGTTCATCGTGTCGCAGGCCACCACCTTCGGCTTGCGGACCTGCTCCAGGACCTCGAGCTGCAGCTCCGGATCGATGTTGCCCAGGAACACGTACTCGGCGTCGCGGAACTCGGGCGGGA
This genomic window from Gemmatimonadales bacterium contains:
- the purM gene encoding phosphoribosylformylglycinamidine cyclo-ligase — encoded protein: MPVGADRYRRAGVDLAAAEAAKARIAELVRGTRTGASLGAVGAFGGLVRLPADVARPVLVASTDGVGTKVLVAIRAGRHDTVGEDLVNHCVNDILVHGARPVGFLDYFASGRLDPAVAAEVVSGVARACRAHGMPLVGGETAEMPDVYRPGEYDLAGTILGVVAEDEALHGDRVAPGDVLVGYASSGFHTNGYSLLRRVIFGDLALGLDDPFPATGRTVAEVLLAVHRSYFAAVWPVRARLHALAHVTGGGIPGNLVRVLPGTVDAVVRGGSWPVPAAFELVRRGGAVSDEEMRQVFNLGIGLVAACAPADAAALRAAAREAGVETWEIGTTVAGRGAVRWDAEAEAS
- a CDS encoding PfkB family carbohydrate kinase, with protein sequence MSLLVVGSVALDSVETPFGRTENALGGSAVFFGCAGSLLYPVQMVGVVGRDYPMAELKRLAERGLDLRGVTVADGESFRWAGKYGFDLSTRDTLETRLGVFANFKPVIPPEFRDAEYVFLGNIDPELQLEVLEQVRKPKVVACDTMNYWIQGKRTALMKLLEHVDVLLVNDSEVRELSGDWHIHRAARWVLNHGPRYVVVKKGEHGAVLVEKDRIFYVPAFPLDDVFDPTGAGDSFAGGFMAQLARTGDVSDAGLRLAMVYGSAMGSFAVERFSVGRFEEITLADVVARVRAYRDLVHFELDAASADAGRR